The Bacillaceae bacterium S4-13-56 genome has a window encoding:
- a CDS encoding TniQ family protein — translation MIEINLDSRSDLYSIEPIGLQTELVESLSSYLIRVAYEHNLSVGHLFNKMIFPEMNKSYLERASAYGGNRFYEKAKTVNGYMEIAVELAWTVEKLTSRDDLINLTLYNLKEFIPLRNLLKDTLTWCPDCIRTWEKDGEVIYYPLIWHLKPVEICKKHSRFLVDRCPICKKKVDIIRRQMVPGYCPNCSSILAQESESKRINLEKFRWELYVYENVKDILSINHNKIDVQSFKHTFINKLKVINEERFSNNVAGFSSHLSIPKSTLRYWLYGQNFPSLDNILKICFKLNKEILDFLLESQKLDVNIFQINDKRVINNKTKQTRKPLNYDVIEKKLIEHLSTDTPISMNSVAKVIGRDKRVLYRNFPDLCKQISRRYYDYIKEKSELRIKRLKEQINLAFNELENEGLYPSRRKIEDKINKNGVLKEKVLQDYWKFLLVQSGYEYKNRRTYLNDEFK, via the coding sequence ATGATAGAAATAAATTTAGATTCTAGAAGTGATTTATACAGTATTGAACCAATTGGTTTGCAAACTGAGTTAGTTGAAAGCCTGAGCAGTTATTTAATTAGGGTAGCATATGAACACAACCTCTCTGTTGGTCATTTATTCAATAAGATGATTTTTCCTGAAATGAATAAGAGTTATTTAGAACGGGCTTCAGCTTATGGAGGGAACCGCTTTTATGAAAAGGCAAAAACTGTAAATGGATACATGGAAATTGCTGTTGAACTTGCATGGACAGTTGAGAAGTTAACATCCAGAGATGACCTAATTAATTTAACCTTGTACAACCTAAAAGAATTCATTCCATTGAGAAATTTACTGAAGGATACACTCACTTGGTGTCCTGACTGTATTAGAACTTGGGAGAAGGATGGAGAGGTTATATATTATCCGCTGATATGGCATTTAAAACCTGTAGAGATTTGCAAAAAACATAGTCGTTTTTTAGTTGATAGATGTCCTATATGTAAAAAGAAAGTTGATATCATACGCAGGCAAATGGTTCCCGGCTATTGTCCAAATTGTTCCTCTATATTAGCCCAAGAAAGTGAAAGCAAAAGGATCAATCTAGAAAAATTCAGGTGGGAACTTTATGTTTATGAAAATGTGAAGGATATTTTATCAATAAATCATAACAAGATAGATGTTCAAAGTTTTAAGCATACATTTATAAACAAATTGAAAGTAATAAATGAAGAACGTTTTTCAAATAATGTTGCGGGTTTTTCAAGTCACCTAAGTATCCCAAAAAGCACTCTCCGATATTGGCTATATGGTCAAAACTTTCCTTCTTTAGATAACATACTAAAAATATGTTTTAAATTAAATAAAGAAATTTTAGATTTCCTCTTAGAATCTCAAAAACTAGATGTTAATATATTTCAAATTAATGACAAGCGGGTCATTAATAATAAAACAAAACAAACTCGAAAACCACTTAATTATGATGTAATTGAGAAAAAACTGATTGAACATTTAAGTACAGATACTCCAATATCGATGAATTCAGTTGCAAAAGTAATTGGTCGGGATAAGAGGGTATTGTACAGAAATTTTCCGGATCTTTGTAAACAAATATCGAGGAGATATTACGACTATATAAAAGAAAAGTCAGAGCTAAGAATTAAAAGGTTAAAAGAACAAATTAATCTAGCCTTTAATGAGTTGGAAAATGAAGGATTATATCCTAGTCGTAGAAAAATTGAAGACAAGATTAATAAAAATGGGGTTTTAAAAGAAAAGGTTTTACAAGATTATTGGAAATTTTTATTAGTACAAAGTGGTTATGAGTATAAGAATAGGAGGACATATTTAAATGATGAGTTCAAGTGA